A stretch of DNA from Campylobacter concisus:
TTAAATATTGGCCTTGAAATCAAGATATTTTGGCAATATTTTGCACACTGACAAAAGGCCTCTACGATCTCATGTTGAGGCAAACAAAGTACGACAGCTTGTGGTTGGGCTACTTCTATAAATTTTTTAAACTCATCAAAAAACGGAGCTCTGCAAGCATCATCTCTATTTTCTTTATCAAAAACTCCACAAACTTCAAATTTGTCAGAACGCCTCAGCTCCATATAGTGCTGCTTGCCAACCAGATTGTATCCAACAATGCCAATTTTGAGTTTCACTAAAGACCTTTTAGTTATAAATTTTTAGGCTATTTTAATTGCAAATCGCTTTTAAACAAATAAATTTATAAAATATATTAAGCAAAAATTAATTTTGTATTTTTTTATAAATTTACAAACGATTTTTAGCTAAAATCGAGCAAAATTTAAAACTAACGAGGATAAAAATGCAAAATTTAGATATAAGAAAGGCATATCTTGATTTTTTTAAATCAAAAGGTCACGAAGTAGTAGCTTCTGCGCCACTCGTGCCAAACGATGCAACACTACTTTTCACAAATGCTGGCATGGTGCCATTTAAGAGCATTTTCACAGGCGAAGTGCCACGCCCAACACCACCTATTCGCACTAGCTGTCAGACCTGCATAAGAGCTGGTGGCAAGCACAATGACCTTGATAATGTTGGCTACACAGCACGCCACCACACATTTTTTGAGATGCTTGGCAACTTTAGCTTTGGCGAATACTTCAAAAAAGAGGCGATCGCTTATGCGTGGGAATTTGTCACAGAGGTGCTAAAACTACCAAAAGATAAGCTTTATGTAACCGTTCACGAAAGTGATGATGAAGCATTTGAAATTTGGAGCACTCACATCGCAAAAGAGAGAATTTACCGCTTTGGCGATCACGATAACTTCTGGCAGATGGGTGATACTGGACCATGCGGCCCTTGCAGCGAAATTTTTTACGATCAAGGGGCTGAACACTTCAATACGCCTGAAGATTACATGGGCGGCGACGGTGATAGATTTTTAGAGATTTGGAATCTTGTTTTCATGCAGTATGAAAGAAGCGCCGATGGCAAACTAAGCCCACTACCAAAGCCAAGCATTGACACTGGCATGGGACTTGAGCGCGTTACTGCTATCTTACAAGGTAAATTTAGCAACTACGATAGCACACTTTTTATGCCACTAATTAGCGAAGTAGCAAAGCTTTGTGGCAAGCCATACGTCTATGAAAGTGGTGCTAGCTACCGCGTCATAAGCGATCACATCCGCTCAGTCACATTTTTGCTAGCTCAAGGTACGACATTTGATAAAGAAGGCCGTGGCTACGTGCTTCGCCGCATATTACGTCGTGCGATCCGCCATGGATACTTGCTAGGCATAAAAGAGCCATTTATGTATAAGCTTGTCGATAAAGTTTGCGAGCTTATGGGCGAGCACTACACCTATTTAAATGAGAAAAAAGCGGCTGTAAAAGAGCAGATCAAGCTTGAAGAAGAGAGATTTTTGGCGACAATCGCTAGTGGCTTGGAGCTATTTGAGAGCGAGCTTAAAAATACAAAAGAAATTTTTAGCGGAGAGGCTGCGTTTAAGCTTTATGACACATTTGGCTTCCCACTTGACCTAACAGCTGATATGCTTAGAGAAAAAGGCTTAAAAGTCGATGAGGCAAGGTTTGATGAGCTTATGAGCGAGCAAAAAGCACGTGCAAAAGCTGCTTGGAAAGGCAGTGGCGATAAGAGCGCAAAGGGCGACTTTAAAGAGCTACTTGAAAAATTTGGTGAGAATAAATTTATAGGCTACGAAGAGCTTAAGAGCAAAAGCAAAATTTTAGCCCTGCTTGATGAAGAATTTAAAAATGTAGATAGTCTAGACGCTGGTAAAGAGGGCTGGGTGATGTTTGATGTCACTCCATTTTACGCTCAAAGTGGCGGTCAGTGCGGCGATAGCGGTAAGATAGTGGGTAAAGCAAATGTGCTTGATACGCAAAAATTTCATGGGCTAAATTTATCTTTAGTAAAAACTAGCGCGGCGCTAAAAGTTGGCGATGAGGTAGAGCTTGAAGTTGGCAGCGATAGAGCCCAGATCGCGCGACATCACAGCGCCACACACTTACTTCACGCAGCCCTTAGAAACGTGCTTGGCACGCATATCGCTCAAGCTGGCTCAAATGTCGAGGCAGATAGGCTAAGGTTTGACTTCTCACATCCAAAGGCACTTACTAGCGAAGAAATTTCAAAGGTCGAAAACCTTGTAAATGAGTGGATACTAAATGGCGCTAACTCAAAAACAGAACTTATGAAGCTTGAAGATGCTAAAAATAGTGGAGCTATCGCACTATTTAATGAAAAATACGCTGATGATGTAAGAGTCGTTAGCTTTGGCGACGTCAGCAAAGAGCTTTGCGGTGGCACACACGTAAAAAATATAGATGAGATAGGATCATTTTTCATCACAAAAGAGAGTGGCGTAAGTGCTGGCGTTAGGCGTATCGAGGCTGTTTGCTCAAGGGCTGCGCTAAATTTAGCAAGATCATTTAGAGCTGAGATTGATGAGCTAAAAGATGAGCTAAAAAGTACCGAGCCACTAAATGCGGTCAAAAAGCTAAAAAATGAATTAAGAGTTTTAAAAGATAAACTAAAAAATGCTAAAAATTCTCATGAGCTAGTCTATTTAGATATAAATAAAACCAAACTTTGCGTCACAAGCGTAGATGGTGGAGATATAAAAACCTTGATAGATGAGTTTAAAAATGAGCATGAAAGTGCTGCTATTTTACTGATCCAAACAGATGAAGAGGGTAAAATTTCTCTTGCAGCTGGCGTTAAAAATGCTCCTTTAAAAGCAGGTGCTTGGGTAAAATTTGCAGCGCAAATCCTAGGTGGCAATGGCGGTGGCAAAGATGACTTTGCAACAGCCGGTGGCAAAGATGCATCAATGATAGAAGATGCGATAAAAGACTCACTTGAGTACGCAAGGCAAGCTTTAGAAAAATGAGTCATTACGATATAGCTTTTATAAAATTTGACCAAGTAGTACTATTTTTGCATGTATGCTTTGTAGCTCTTTTTGTGGGGCTACAAGCCGGTCTTGTGCTTGTTGGAAGTTACTTTATAAAAAATAAATTTGAAGACAAGGAACGCTATCACATCTTACTTCACATTATAAGACGCTTTGGCATTGCGATTTTCATACTAATCCTTTTCGTGATAGCGACAAGTGTGGTTATAATTTTTGGATTTTATGATGCAAATTTGACAAATCCTATGGCAAGTGCAATGGTAGCAACAAAATGCGCAATAGAACTATTTTTGCTATTAAATTTAAGCTATATATTTTATAGATACAAAAAGGCCTTAAAAGCACTAAGATCGCATGAAATGATCGAGCTAAACGAAAGTTTGATCGTTATAATTTATTACTTCACACCGCTAAATTTATTAGCTTCACTAGCAGCCATTTATCTTGGCATAAGCTATAAGGTATTTTTATGATAATACTCGCTTCAAGCTCACCAACAAGGGCAAATTTATTAAAAGATGCTGGCATAAATTTCACTCAAATTTCTTTCCAGTTTGACGAGAGCAAGATAGAAAAAAATGTAAAGCCTGAAATTTATGTCCAAAACGTCGTAAAAGCTAAAAAAGAACAATTTTTAAAAGAAAATATAGGTCTTAAAAATTTACTCTTTGCGGATAGCTGTGTAGCGTGTGGAGATAAAATTTTAGGTAAAGCAAAGGATGAAAAAGAAGTGATTGCCATGCTAAATTTACAAAGTGGCAACGAATGCAGCGTCTATACGGCGATGATATTTTTAGGCGAATTTGAGCTTATAAACGTAAGTAGGACTACATATAAATTTAAAAAATTTGACGAGCATGACCTTAATGAATACATAAAAAATAATGAGTGGCAAGGCAAGGCTGGAGCCATGACGATAGAAAATTTTAATAAAAAATATATCATCTCCCAACACGGCGAAACTAGCACGGCCATGGGGCTAAATTTAAAAATATTAAAGGCATTTTTATGAAATATATCTTGGCATTTATCTTTATAGTTGCCATTTCGCTTGGCGGAGCATTTTTATATTTTTATTCGCAAGTTAGATTTGATGCTTACGCTATTATTGATTATAAACCAAAGCTTACAACTCAAATTTTTGATAGAAACAACGAACTCATCGCAAATATCTTTGAAGAAAATAGAATTTACGTAAAATATAACGACATCCCACCGCGTGTCATAGAAGCACTCGTGGCTATCGAGGATACGAGCTACTTTGAGCATGGTGGCATAAACGTAGAAGCCATGGCAAGGGCTGCCATAAAAGATATTAAAGCTAGAAAGCTAGTAGAGGGAGCTTCAACACTAACACAACAGCTCATTAAAAATTTGGCTCTAAGCCGTGAGAAGAAATTTACAAGAAAGATAAAAGAAATCGTGCTTGCCATGAAGCTTGAAAGCGAGCTTAGCAAAGAAGATATCATCGAAAGATACCTAAATCACGTCTATTTTGGGCATGGCTACTACGGCATAAAAACAGCAGCTGAGGGATATTTTAGAAAAGAGCTAAATGAGCTAAGCATAAAAGAGGTTGCCATGCTAGTTGGCTTGCCAAAAGCGCCAAGCACCTATGATCCTACAAAGCACCTTGACCTATCACTTAGCCGTGCAAATAGAGTGCTTGAGAGAATGTATAGCATCGGCTGGATAAACGAGGACGAGTACCGTAAAGGCGTGCTTGAAGAGCCAGCAGTCTTTGACGATACTCTCACAAGAAACAAAGCCCCTTACGTAGTCGATGAGATAATAAAAGAGGCTTCAAAGAAATTTGACGATATAAAAACTGGCGGCTATAAGATACAAAGCACAGTTGATCTAAACGTTCAAAAGATCGCTCAAGAAGCTCTAGTCTATGGCTACAATGAAATTTTAAAGCGCGATAAAAAAGCAAATGCAGAAATCCTAAATGGAGCTATAGTAGTCACTCATCCACAAAGCGGTCAAATTTTGGCACTAATTGGCGGTATCGACTACGCAAAAAGCAGCTATAACCGCGCCACTCAAAGCAAGCGCCAGCCAGGATCTAGCTTTAAGCCATTTATCTATCAAATAGCACTTGATAGTGGCTACTCAGTCGTTTCTCAAGTGGCTGATATCGCCAGGACATTTGACATGGGCAATGGCAAAGAGTGGACGCCAAAGAACTATAGCGGCGGTTTTCAAGGATATATCACTATAAAATCAGCCATAACCCAGTCGCGTAACCTCGCAACCATAAATTTGCTAAACGATCTTGGTCTTAGCTCAGTTAGAAAACAGCTTACGGATATGGGCTTTAACGATATCCCAGAAAATTTATCTATCGCACTTGGAAGTTTTGGGATTTCACCACTTGATTTTGCGAAATTTTACTCGATGTTCCCAAATGAGGGCGAGATGGTTGAGCCAACACTTATTAGGCATATAGAAAATAGCTTTGGGGCTTCGATGGACTATGAACCACAAAGAAAACAGGTACTAAAACCAGAACAAGCATTTTTGATGACGACACTTCTTCAAAATGTCGTAAATAACGGCACTGGACGCAACGCTAAAATAAACGGTATCCAAATAGCAGGCAAAACCGGCACAACAAACAATAACATCGATGCTTGGTTTTGTGGCTACTCGCCTGATATCGAAGCGATAATCTGGTACGGAAATGACGACAACAGCCCTATGAAAAAGATTGAGGGTGGTGGTAGAACAGCCGCACCTGTGTTTAAGAAATTTATGGAAGGCTACATTAAGCTTTATCCTACTTTAAGACGTGTATTTGAGCAGCCAGATGGTGTTTATAAAGGCTATTATGGAGGCAGTGACGAATACTACACAAACGACTCGCCACTACCTCAAAATATACCGGCAAATGACATCATACAAGATCAAGAAAACGATGGATTATTATTTTAGGAAGATAAGATGAGGATTAAAATTTTACTTTGTTTAGTAGTCGCAAGCATTGTATATGGCGCCAACCTAAATACAGCCAGTAAAAACGAGCTAATGGAGCTTGGGCTAAGTAAAGGCCAGGCGTTAAATATTATAAAATACAGAAAAGCCCATAAATTTAAAAGTATCGATGAGCTTGAAAGAGTCCAAGGTATTGGCTTTAACGATATGCAAAAAGTTAAAGAAAAACTTAGCATAAAAGAGAATGCGAAAGTCAAAAAAACTGAAGCAAAAAACTCCAAAGGCAAGAAAAAATAATCTTATTTTTATTTGAAATTTCTAGCCATTTACATTTGAGTCCTATTATTATGGCTTTTTATAAAATAATCCACTCTTTTTTTATACTCTTTTTCTTATATTTGCAATTATTTTTATCTTAGTTTTTGTTGGCATTTAATGAGCTTAAATCAAGAGCAAAAATTATCTCATTTTCTATAGTTGCAATAGCTATCATATTGTGAGGGGGTATAGAAAATGAGAGTGAGAAATTTTAGCGCGATATTTTTGAAAGCGCGTAAAATAGGTACTTTAAAAAGATTCACTCTCAGTTGTAACGCAAGAATTCAGCTAAAAGAAAAATCCCTATAATCCCAAATCGTCCGTTTTGTCCCAAATTTAAGGAAATTTTTAAACACTACAAGTGTATATAAAGCCCAAATAAACGCACTTTAAAGAGTGTTTAAAACGTCCCAAAATTCATCCCAAAAAATCCTATTGCTTACTAAATTTTGACGATTTTGGCTTAAGGTTCTCAGAAAATTTGGTTGTAAAAAGCAAGAAAAATGGCGATTAAGGAACAGAATTTTTATAAAAATGTTCCTTAATTAAGCTTAATGTTCCTTAGTGTTATTAACACACAGAGAATAGCGCTTTACGATTAAGGAACACAATAATTTTAAATACCAAATACTTGATAAAACTTAAAAAAATATCAATAACTGATTAAGGAACATTTTAAGTTTTAATTTATGTTATACTCTTGATTACACGACCTAGCACATAAAAAATTTCTTGTGTATCACTTTTGAGCTCGTAGCTACTATACTCTGGGTTTAGACTTCTTATACACATATTGCCATTTTGACCCACTTGAAGCATTTTTACCATTAAAATATTGTTATAGTTGATGACATAGAGTCCATCGCCCACAAAATTTTCGGTAATATCAAGTATCACCCAGTCGCCAGGGTGCAATTTTGGCAACATGCTATCGCCAACAACTTGTGTCATCCTAAGCTTATCCTCTTTAACTGGAAATTTAAAGAGATCCCTTGGGATAAAAATTTTTTGCTTTGTATCGAAAACATCAATACCATCTATGTCTGAAGACGTTCCAGCACTTACATTGTGGCTTAAAACCCTAATATGATACCCATCATTATTCACGTTATGTGTATTTTTTTCATTATCCTTGCCTAGCAAAATATAATCTATAGATATTTTTTCTTTTCTGGCTATATCAAGTATTTTCTCAAGAGCAATAGTATTTCTACTTTTCCAATTGCTTAATGTATTTGGCCTTATGTCATATCTTTTACAAAAATCAGCATCGTTTTTAATGTCTAGCTTTTTGTAAATTCTTCCCAAAATAGTATCTATCTTATCCATATTGTGAGTTCCTTTCAAAAATATACACAAAACGTATTGACTTTATTCACAAGTTGTGATACAATTCTTTCAATCTTTTGAAATTATAGCTTAAAAAAGATTAAATTTTTCAAAGGTTTGAAACAATAGTTCTTTTATTTATCATTGTTAATAAGACTTATCCAAAAGGAAACACTATGAAATGCAACAAGCAAGAAACTCACCCAAAGATTGCGAAATGCCAGCCTAAGGTAGTTTGCAAGGATATTGCAAAGGAGTTTGAAAGAGAGTTGGCTCGCATAAGACTTGAGATAAAGACTGCGCGCCTTAGCGACTTAAATGATTTTTGCTTCATCGGATGCAATTACTTCAAATTTGACGGACATGATTTTGACCGTATAGAAAGAGCCGTTGAAAATAAGCTTATAGAGATAAAGCAAGATCTAAAAAGTGCAAAAGTCCCTAAGAAGTTCATTAATGCCATCTTAAAAGATAAAGCAAAAAAGCTCAAAAAACGAGAAATCGAAAGGCGAGCCTTTTATCAGGAAGCTATAACTCTATCAAAAAGATAGTCTACGGCGCTCATCGTAAAGCATGGGCGCTTTTCCTGATTTTTCCAGTTCGTCCAGCTTTGAATTAAGGCTATCTATCTCTTTAAATAAAGGGAAAAACAGTCTGTTTTGAACGCTCTTTTTTGGGAACGGCGAACTATCTGGGCTAGATAGAAAGCTATTTTTGTTTTCTATCTTTATCTTTTTATTTTTGAGAATTTTAGGAATAAAGAAAAAATCCTCATTTAAAAAAGGTATTAGCAGCACTTTGGTTTTTATCTCTATGGATAAAGATAGCTGCGATGCGATGTCGCCGTCTTTACTGTGAGCTAATATACCGACGTAATCGGTAGAGTCTGATACTAGCTGATATTTGGGATGATAGTTGAGAGCCACTTTGTGCATTTTTTGAAAACAAGAAGCGTAAGCGTTTAGATTAATGATGCCCTCATGTATATACTCGTAAGCATCTACCAGATCAGGTCTAAAATGTTTCATCGTTTTAAGATTGTCTTTTAAATCTATCGCTCGATGTTCGTTAAATCTAAGTCCATGAGTTTTATAGCAAAAATATAGCATTTTTCAAGTCCTTGTTTTGAATTTTGAAGTTTGCAAATCAAATTTTACATACAAGGGCTTTAAAAATACTATGAGTCTTATTAACAATGATAAATAAAGAAAGGAGCAAAAATGATAAAGCGATATTTCATCGAAAACTGCATCAGTATCCGTCAGTGGGCTAAGAAACATAACCTTGATGAGCGCACCACGTATTATGTGATAAACGGCGAGATCACGGGAAGCAAAAACAATTCAAGAGGCAAAGCAAAAATGGTATTTGAAGCATTGGTAGCTGAGGGTATCATTGATGAGCTACCTGAAAATTTGAAAGAAGAGAAGGCTAGTTAATGCTTTATGTTGAAACGCAGGTTGCTTCACTAGTCTTTGGTGTTTGTGAGAGAGGTCTAAGACTAGCCACCCAACGTAATTCCACCAAATACCCCTTCCTCCGCTTGCAAGAAGCTGGCATCAGAAGTCGCGGTGGTGTAAAGCTACTCTTTGAAGTAGAGA
This window harbors:
- the alaS gene encoding alanine--tRNA ligase; protein product: MQNLDIRKAYLDFFKSKGHEVVASAPLVPNDATLLFTNAGMVPFKSIFTGEVPRPTPPIRTSCQTCIRAGGKHNDLDNVGYTARHHTFFEMLGNFSFGEYFKKEAIAYAWEFVTEVLKLPKDKLYVTVHESDDEAFEIWSTHIAKERIYRFGDHDNFWQMGDTGPCGPCSEIFYDQGAEHFNTPEDYMGGDGDRFLEIWNLVFMQYERSADGKLSPLPKPSIDTGMGLERVTAILQGKFSNYDSTLFMPLISEVAKLCGKPYVYESGASYRVISDHIRSVTFLLAQGTTFDKEGRGYVLRRILRRAIRHGYLLGIKEPFMYKLVDKVCELMGEHYTYLNEKKAAVKEQIKLEEERFLATIASGLELFESELKNTKEIFSGEAAFKLYDTFGFPLDLTADMLREKGLKVDEARFDELMSEQKARAKAAWKGSGDKSAKGDFKELLEKFGENKFIGYEELKSKSKILALLDEEFKNVDSLDAGKEGWVMFDVTPFYAQSGGQCGDSGKIVGKANVLDTQKFHGLNLSLVKTSAALKVGDEVELEVGSDRAQIARHHSATHLLHAALRNVLGTHIAQAGSNVEADRLRFDFSHPKALTSEEISKVENLVNEWILNGANSKTELMKLEDAKNSGAIALFNEKYADDVRVVSFGDVSKELCGGTHVKNIDEIGSFFITKESGVSAGVRRIEAVCSRAALNLARSFRAEIDELKDELKSTEPLNAVKKLKNELRVLKDKLKNAKNSHELVYLDINKTKLCVTSVDGGDIKTLIDEFKNEHESAAILLIQTDEEGKISLAAGVKNAPLKAGAWVKFAAQILGGNGGGKDDFATAGGKDASMIEDAIKDSLEYARQALEK
- a CDS encoding 3-isopropylmalate dehydratase; translated protein: MSHYDIAFIKFDQVVLFLHVCFVALFVGLQAGLVLVGSYFIKNKFEDKERYHILLHIIRRFGIAIFILILFVIATSVVIIFGFYDANLTNPMASAMVATKCAIELFLLLNLSYIFYRYKKALKALRSHEMIELNESLIVIIYYFTPLNLLASLAAIYLGISYKVFL
- the maf gene encoding septum formation inhibitor Maf → MIILASSSPTRANLLKDAGINFTQISFQFDESKIEKNVKPEIYVQNVVKAKKEQFLKENIGLKNLLFADSCVACGDKILGKAKDEKEVIAMLNLQSGNECSVYTAMIFLGEFELINVSRTTYKFKKFDEHDLNEYIKNNEWQGKAGAMTIENFNKKYIISQHGETSTAMGLNLKILKAFL
- a CDS encoding transglycosylase domain-containing protein; this encodes MKYILAFIFIVAISLGGAFLYFYSQVRFDAYAIIDYKPKLTTQIFDRNNELIANIFEENRIYVKYNDIPPRVIEALVAIEDTSYFEHGGINVEAMARAAIKDIKARKLVEGASTLTQQLIKNLALSREKKFTRKIKEIVLAMKLESELSKEDIIERYLNHVYFGHGYYGIKTAAEGYFRKELNELSIKEVAMLVGLPKAPSTYDPTKHLDLSLSRANRVLERMYSIGWINEDEYRKGVLEEPAVFDDTLTRNKAPYVVDEIIKEASKKFDDIKTGGYKIQSTVDLNVQKIAQEALVYGYNEILKRDKKANAEILNGAIVVTHPQSGQILALIGGIDYAKSSYNRATQSKRQPGSSFKPFIYQIALDSGYSVVSQVADIARTFDMGNGKEWTPKNYSGGFQGYITIKSAITQSRNLATINLLNDLGLSSVRKQLTDMGFNDIPENLSIALGSFGISPLDFAKFYSMFPNEGEMVEPTLIRHIENSFGASMDYEPQRKQVLKPEQAFLMTTLLQNVVNNGTGRNAKINGIQIAGKTGTTNNNIDAWFCGYSPDIEAIIWYGNDDNSPMKKIEGGGRTAAPVFKKFMEGYIKLYPTLRRVFEQPDGVYKGYYGGSDEYYTNDSPLPQNIPANDIIQDQENDGLLF
- a CDS encoding ComEA family DNA-binding protein: MRIKILLCLVVASIVYGANLNTASKNELMELGLSKGQALNIIKYRKAHKFKSIDELERVQGIGFNDMQKVKEKLSIKENAKVKKTEAKNSKGKKK
- a CDS encoding S24 family peptidase; the protein is MDKIDTILGRIYKKLDIKNDADFCKRYDIRPNTLSNWKSRNTIALEKILDIARKEKISIDYILLGKDNEKNTHNVNNDGYHIRVLSHNVSAGTSSDIDGIDVFDTKQKIFIPRDLFKFPVKEDKLRMTQVVGDSMLPKLHPGDWVILDITENFVGDGLYVINYNNILMVKMLQVGQNGNMCIRSLNPEYSSYELKSDTQEIFYVLGRVIKSIT